The Gemmatimonadota bacterium genome has a segment encoding these proteins:
- the mreD gene encoding rod shape-determining protein MreD: MSSVWTGEGPRRRRSSDKFRVGVVIAALLLLEFYLRPSLIEGRGMPDFLMLALLLLAIRQRPGTAAVIGFAVGLMVDVLTPARFGAGILAHVLVGWGAAWGRSVFFADNLLVTAGVFFLGTWARNLLVLLFSGTSPGRLLTELLVWSPLQGLTTAAVGVVIVMLFRDWLAIRMDQ, translated from the coding sequence ATGAGCTCGGTCTGGACCGGTGAGGGCCCGCGGCGGCGTCGCTCGAGCGACAAGTTCCGTGTCGGCGTCGTGATCGCGGCACTCCTGCTGCTGGAGTTCTATCTCCGTCCTTCGCTGATCGAAGGCCGCGGAATGCCCGACTTCCTGATGCTGGCGTTGCTGCTGCTGGCCATCCGCCAGCGGCCTGGTACTGCTGCCGTGATCGGCTTTGCCGTGGGCCTGATGGTCGATGTGCTGACGCCCGCCCGCTTCGGTGCTGGCATCCTGGCGCACGTGCTGGTGGGCTGGGGCGCAGCGTGGGGGCGATCGGTCTTCTTCGCTGACAACCTGCTCGTGACCGCTGGCGTCTTCTTCCTCGGGACCTGGGCGCGCAATCTGCTGGTGCTGCTCTTCAGCGGAACGTCGCCAGGTCGGCTGTTGACGGAACTGCTGGTCTGGTCACCGTTGCAGGGGCTCACGACTGCAGCGGTCGGTGTGGTGATCGTGATGCTCTTCCGCGACTGGCTCGCGATCCGGATGGACCAGTGA
- a CDS encoding rod shape-determining protein, translated as MKFPNFGSFLPANEIAVDLGTANTLIYVKGEGIVLNEPSVVAIEKATGRVKGIGLEAKRMLGRTPEAIIAVRPMRDGVIADFDVTEKMLRYFLKTIIDKHFFRVKPKVIVAVPSGITEVERRAVRDSAETAGAKQVLMVAEPMAAAIGVGLPVDTPTGNMVIDIGGGTTEIAVIALSGIVSDTSIRIGGDEFDQAIVMFMRKNYNLLIGEPTAELIKIKVGSAYPSGDEREMEVKGRDLVSGIPKTVRVHSTEIREAVQEPVQQIVDAVRRALEITPPELASDIVDRGIVMTGGGALIRGLDLLLSQETGLPIHVDEDPLTCVVRGTGRILDDFEKYRSVLTT; from the coding sequence GTGAAATTCCCAAACTTCGGTTCCTTCCTCCCCGCGAACGAAATCGCGGTCGACCTCGGCACGGCGAACACCCTCATTTATGTAAAGGGTGAAGGCATCGTGTTGAACGAACCTTCGGTCGTTGCCATCGAGAAGGCGACTGGTCGCGTAAAAGGGATTGGGCTCGAAGCGAAACGGATGCTGGGTCGCACACCGGAAGCCATTATCGCCGTCCGGCCGATGCGCGACGGCGTGATCGCGGATTTCGATGTGACCGAGAAGATGCTGCGCTACTTCCTCAAGACGATCATCGACAAGCATTTCTTCCGGGTCAAGCCGAAGGTGATTGTGGCGGTGCCGTCCGGCATCACTGAGGTGGAACGTCGTGCCGTGCGCGACTCGGCCGAGACCGCCGGCGCGAAGCAGGTGCTGATGGTGGCCGAACCGATGGCCGCGGCGATCGGGGTGGGGCTGCCGGTGGATACACCGACGGGCAACATGGTCATCGACATCGGCGGCGGCACCACCGAGATCGCTGTCATCGCGTTGAGCGGCATCGTTTCCGATACATCGATCCGCATCGGCGGAGATGAATTCGATCAGGCGATCGTGATGTTCATGCGCAAGAATTACAATCTGCTGATCGGTGAGCCCACCGCTGAACTCATCAAGATCAAGGTCGGCTCGGCCTACCCGTCTGGTGATGAGCGCGAGATGGAAGTGAAGGGGCGCGACCTGGTGAGCGGCATCCCCAAGACGGTGCGGGTGCACTCCACCGAAATCCGCGAGGCGGTGCAGGAGCCGGTCCAGCAGATCGTAGACGCCGTGCGGCGTGCGCTCGAAATCACCCCGCCGGAATTGGCCTCCGACATCGTCGATCGCGGCATCGTGATGACGGGCGGTGGCGCCCTCATTCGCGGCCTCGACCTGCTCCTCTCCCAGGAGACCGGTCTCCCGATTCACGTCGATGAAGATCCACTGACCTGCGTGGTACGCGGGACCGGTCGGATCCTCGACGACTTCGAGAAGTACCGCAGCGTCCTGACCACCTGA
- the dut gene encoding dUTP diphosphatase, which translates to MPASPKRSDSTALTLTPSSSTGAAIQLLVVRLPHGEGLPLPTRATSGAAGMDIVSAVETVIAPGARGLVPTGLSVAVPDGYELQLRPRSGLALKHGITLPNTPATIDSDYRGELQVILINLGSEPFVIHRGDRIAQALVQKVELVDFVEVAELPPSGRGAGGFGSTGR; encoded by the coding sequence ATGCCGGCGTCGCCGAAGCGTTCGGACTCGACTGCACTGACGTTGACTCCGTCCTCTAGTACCGGCGCGGCCATTCAACTCCTCGTCGTGCGATTGCCGCACGGCGAGGGGTTGCCGCTTCCGACCCGTGCTACCAGCGGCGCGGCAGGAATGGACATCGTGTCGGCGGTGGAGACGGTCATTGCGCCGGGTGCGCGCGGGCTGGTGCCGACCGGGCTCTCGGTGGCGGTACCCGATGGCTACGAATTGCAGCTGCGGCCGCGCTCAGGCCTCGCACTCAAGCACGGGATTACGCTGCCGAACACGCCGGCCACCATAGATTCGGATTATCGTGGCGAGCTGCAGGTGATCCTGATCAATCTGGGAAGCGAGCCGTTCGTGATTCACCGCGGCGACCGGATCGCGCAGGCGCTGGTGCAGAAGGTGGAGCTGGTGGACTTCGTCGAAGTCGCCGAGTTGCCGCCCAGCGGGCGCGGGGCGGGGGGATTCGGGAGTACCGGGCGGTAG
- a CDS encoding pitrilysin family protein, whose protein sequence is MSSPSVRTVQLDDSLFRTDAPNGLVVVTERLPGVRSAAAGIWVRSASGHEARAKMGVSHLLEHMVFKGTERRTAREIAVSLEARGGSLDAYTSRDTTSFQAHVLDADLPLALDVLTDLVRKPLLRESDLELERNVVLEELNGVQDTPDDLVFELWGETLWPEHPYGYSILGTAETVGNLGTADLRDLHVSNYYPGNCVIAVAGHIEHTQVLELLAGLGWFEGEKQAPRAIVVAAPAVRAATRVEVSKLQQVHAVLGTDSIAANDPRRFGLALISAVLGGGMSSRLFQRVREELGLCYAVYAWHSAYRAAGTFGVYVGTAPATADQAIAAIREELALMAREGLPEADLVDGKGQLKGSLMLALESTTSRMHRLATHVLQDEPYRPLDEVLRLVDGVTREESVALAAEFLAPERMTTVRLGPTR, encoded by the coding sequence ATGAGTAGTCCGTCGGTGCGTACCGTCCAGCTCGACGATTCGCTCTTTCGCACCGACGCCCCGAACGGACTCGTGGTCGTGACCGAACGCCTCCCAGGCGTACGGTCAGCGGCCGCCGGGATCTGGGTCCGATCGGCAAGCGGGCACGAAGCCCGCGCCAAGATGGGGGTCTCCCATCTCCTCGAACATATGGTTTTCAAGGGCACCGAGCGTCGCACCGCGCGAGAGATCGCGGTGTCGCTCGAGGCCCGCGGCGGCTCGCTCGACGCCTATACTTCCCGCGACACGACCTCGTTCCAGGCGCATGTCCTCGATGCGGACCTGCCGCTTGCGCTCGACGTTCTCACCGATCTGGTGCGCAAGCCGCTGTTGCGCGAGAGCGACCTCGAGCTCGAACGGAACGTGGTGCTTGAAGAGCTCAACGGGGTGCAGGACACGCCAGACGATCTGGTGTTCGAACTCTGGGGCGAGACGCTCTGGCCGGAGCATCCCTACGGCTATTCGATCCTCGGCACGGCCGAGACGGTAGGGAATCTCGGGACGGCGGATCTGCGCGATCTGCACGTCAGTAACTACTACCCTGGCAATTGCGTCATAGCCGTGGCCGGGCATATCGAACACACTCAGGTGCTTGAGCTGCTGGCAGGGCTCGGCTGGTTCGAGGGAGAGAAGCAGGCTCCCCGTGCGATTGTGGTCGCGGCCCCCGCGGTCCGGGCGGCCACCCGCGTCGAGGTCAGCAAGCTCCAACAGGTCCACGCCGTGCTGGGTACGGACAGCATCGCGGCCAATGATCCGCGTCGCTTCGGCCTCGCGCTGATCAGTGCCGTGCTTGGCGGGGGGATGTCGAGCCGGCTCTTTCAGCGGGTGCGTGAAGAGCTGGGCCTCTGCTACGCCGTCTACGCCTGGCACTCGGCCTACCGTGCCGCGGGTACATTTGGGGTGTATGTCGGAACCGCACCGGCCACGGCCGACCAGGCCATTGCCGCGATTCGTGAGGAGCTGGCCCTGATGGCCCGGGAAGGGCTCCCCGAGGCGGACCTGGTCGATGGCAAGGGGCAGTTGAAGGGATCGCTCATGCTGGCGCTGGAGAGCACGACCAGCCGGATGCATCGGCTGGCCACGCACGTCCTGCAGGATGAACCGTACCGCCCCCTCGACGAGGTACTCCGCCTCGTGGATGGTGTCACACGCGAAGAGTCGGTGGCGCTGGCCGCCGAGTTCCTCGCCCCGGAGCGGATGACGACTGTCCGCCTCGGTCCGACCCGTTGA
- the rpsO gene encoding 30S ribosomal protein S15, translating to MIEKQPVIEKHRLHGEDTGSARVQVALLTTRINSLTDHFRTHAKDHHGRRGLLKMVGTRRRLLNYLKSNDISTYRALVTELGLRN from the coding sequence ATGATCGAGAAGCAGCCCGTCATCGAGAAGCACCGCCTGCATGGCGAAGACACCGGCTCCGCCCGGGTCCAGGTCGCCCTGCTGACGACGCGAATCAACAGCCTCACCGACCATTTCCGGACCCACGCGAAGGACCATCATGGTCGCCGTGGCCTCCTGAAGATGGTCGGAACCCGGCGCCGGCTCTTGAATTACCTCAAGAGCAACGACATCTCGACTTACCGCGCCCTGGTCACTGAACTCGGCCTCCGGAACTGA
- the pnp gene encoding polyribonucleotide nucleotidyltransferase, producing MHRIETQFAGRPLVIETGRLAKQAAGSVLVQYGETTVLAAVTCSPNATHLPFFPLTVEYKEKTYAAGKIPGGFLKREGRPSDDEILNCRIIDRSIRPLFPEGFRNEVQVFVTVLSTDQENESDVIGVLAASAALAISQIPWNGPIAAARVGKVEDNWILNPTFQQLEFSSLDLVVAGLADSIMMVEGGANEVSEAEVLDGLKVAQVGIIEQVKLIADLVAKVGKPKMKWEAPAKNADIVKAVKTAAEKAMAKAMNAKDKAGRAAGVHSVREEVKAKLLENFPDNAKDIANELEEVEYTVMRAQILDKGERIDGRDGDTIRPITPEVGVVPRVHGSAVFTRGETQAFVAVTLGTADDEQRIDSIEVPGESKKSFMLHYNFPPYSTGEVRPLRGTSRREIGHGALAERAIHPLLPATADFPYTIRIVSEILESNGSSSMATVCGSSLALMDAGVPVKAACAGVAMGLIKEGDRIAILTDILGTEDHLGDMDFKVAGTEQGITSIQMDIKIAGLSLDIMKTALEKAHKGRLHILGEMNKIIKTQRDEMSPWAPRIFTIQIKPDKIGDVIGPKGKTIRGIQDASGAKVNIDDTGLITIAAVGAEAGAKAREMVMGIVAEPIVGTIYTGPIKSITAFGAFVEIMPGVEGLLHISEIDHKRVEKTEDVLKKGEMVTVKLLEVDERGRMRLSRKALLPKE from the coding sequence GTGCATCGTATTGAAACGCAGTTCGCAGGCCGCCCGCTGGTCATCGAGACCGGCCGCCTCGCCAAGCAGGCCGCAGGTTCGGTTCTGGTCCAGTATGGAGAGACCACCGTCCTCGCCGCCGTCACCTGTTCGCCCAACGCCACGCATCTCCCGTTCTTCCCACTCACGGTCGAGTACAAGGAAAAGACCTACGCCGCGGGCAAGATCCCGGGTGGGTTCCTGAAGCGTGAAGGGCGTCCGTCCGACGACGAAATTCTCAATTGCCGCATCATCGACCGCTCCATCCGGCCGCTCTTTCCGGAAGGGTTCCGGAACGAAGTGCAGGTCTTCGTGACCGTGCTCTCGACCGACCAGGAGAATGAGTCCGATGTGATCGGCGTGCTGGCCGCCTCGGCCGCACTCGCCATCTCGCAGATTCCCTGGAACGGCCCGATTGCCGCTGCGCGCGTCGGCAAGGTCGAGGACAACTGGATCCTCAACCCGACCTTCCAGCAGCTCGAGTTCTCGTCGCTCGATCTCGTCGTCGCCGGCCTCGCTGATTCGATCATGATGGTCGAAGGTGGCGCGAATGAAGTCAGCGAAGCCGAAGTCCTCGACGGCCTCAAGGTCGCGCAGGTCGGCATCATCGAGCAGGTGAAGCTGATCGCGGACCTGGTCGCCAAGGTCGGCAAGCCGAAGATGAAGTGGGAAGCGCCGGCCAAGAACGCCGACATCGTCAAGGCCGTGAAGACCGCGGCCGAGAAGGCGATGGCCAAGGCGATGAACGCGAAGGACAAGGCGGGTCGCGCGGCTGGTGTCCACAGCGTGCGTGAAGAAGTTAAGGCGAAGCTGCTCGAGAACTTCCCTGACAACGCCAAGGACATCGCCAACGAACTCGAGGAAGTCGAGTACACGGTGATGCGTGCCCAGATCCTCGACAAGGGCGAGCGTATCGACGGTCGCGATGGCGATACCATCCGTCCGATCACGCCGGAAGTCGGCGTCGTGCCGCGTGTGCACGGCTCGGCCGTCTTCACCCGTGGCGAGACGCAAGCGTTCGTCGCCGTCACCCTCGGCACCGCCGATGACGAGCAGCGCATCGACTCGATCGAAGTGCCGGGCGAGTCGAAGAAGTCGTTCATGCTTCACTACAACTTCCCGCCGTACTCCACCGGTGAAGTTCGTCCGCTGCGCGGCACCTCGCGTCGCGAGATCGGGCACGGTGCCCTGGCCGAGCGGGCGATTCATCCGCTCCTCCCGGCGACCGCCGACTTCCCGTACACCATCCGCATCGTCTCGGAAATTCTCGAGTCGAACGGCTCCTCGTCGATGGCCACCGTGTGTGGTTCGTCCCTGGCGCTGATGGATGCCGGCGTGCCGGTCAAGGCCGCCTGCGCTGGTGTGGCGATGGGGCTCATCAAGGAAGGCGATCGCATCGCCATCCTCACCGACATCCTGGGCACCGAGGATCACCTCGGCGACATGGACTTCAAGGTGGCCGGCACCGAGCAGGGCATCACCTCGATCCAGATGGACATCAAGATTGCCGGGCTGTCGCTCGACATCATGAAGACCGCGCTGGAGAAGGCCCACAAGGGTCGCCTCCACATCCTGGGCGAGATGAACAAGATCATCAAGACCCAGCGCGACGAGATGTCGCCGTGGGCGCCGCGGATCTTCACGATCCAGATCAAGCCGGACAAGATCGGCGACGTGATCGGCCCCAAGGGCAAGACCATCCGCGGCATTCAGGATGCTTCTGGCGCCAAGGTCAACATCGACGACACCGGTCTGATCACGATCGCCGCCGTGGGTGCCGAAGCTGGCGCCAAGGCGCGCGAGATGGTGATGGGCATCGTTGCCGAGCCGATTGTCGGCACCATCTACACCGGCCCGATCAAGAGCATTACCGCGTTCGGCGCGTTCGTCGAGATCATGCCGGGCGTCGAAGGGCTGCTGCACATCTCGGAGATCGACCACAAGCGGGTCGAGAAGACCGAGGACGTGCTCAAGAAGGGTGAGATGGTCACGGTGAAGCTGCTGGAAGTCGACGAGCGCGGCCGGATGCGCCTGTCACGGAAGGCGCTCCTCCCGAAGGAATGA
- a CDS encoding argininosuccinate synthase: MTRTIALAYSGGLDTSIIVPWLREHYPGARVVCVAADIGQGDELADVHQKALASGAAECHILDLRTEFVRDFVFPTLRAGAVYSRTYLLGTSMARPIIAKAQVEVARAVGADALAHGCTGKGNDQVRFELTYMAFAPELEVIAPWRIWDIRSREDALRYAAAHHVPVAATKEKLYSRDRNLWHLSHEGGILEDPSKAPFEDMYLMTTDPRLAPNEPEDVVVGFENGTPVSVNGVAMGPVELLTAMNALGAKHGVGRADIVEDRLVGMKSRGVYETPGGTILYAAHSELEQLVLDRRTLAAKDVIAPRYADLVYEGRWWTTEREAYDAFVASTQRFVTGTATMRLFKGSCHVVGRASPNSLYDEATVTFGEDNVYQQSDAAGFIRLFGLPQRVAAMKRKGGQ; the protein is encoded by the coding sequence GTGACCCGTACCATCGCGCTCGCATACTCTGGTGGCCTCGACACGTCCATCATCGTGCCCTGGCTCCGGGAGCATTACCCTGGGGCGCGGGTGGTCTGCGTGGCTGCCGATATCGGACAGGGAGATGAGCTGGCGGATGTGCACCAGAAGGCCCTGGCATCGGGGGCGGCGGAGTGCCACATCCTCGATCTCCGGACCGAGTTCGTGCGCGATTTCGTCTTCCCAACGCTGCGGGCCGGGGCGGTCTACTCGCGGACCTACCTGTTGGGTACGTCGATGGCGCGTCCGATCATCGCCAAGGCACAGGTGGAAGTCGCACGCGCGGTAGGCGCCGATGCCCTGGCCCACGGCTGCACCGGCAAGGGGAACGACCAGGTTCGCTTCGAGCTCACCTACATGGCCTTCGCGCCAGAACTCGAAGTCATCGCCCCGTGGCGGATCTGGGATATCCGCTCGCGCGAAGACGCGCTCCGCTACGCTGCCGCGCACCACGTGCCGGTTGCCGCCACCAAGGAGAAGCTCTACTCGCGCGACCGGAATCTCTGGCACCTCTCGCACGAGGGGGGAATTCTCGAAGATCCATCGAAGGCGCCCTTCGAGGACATGTACCTGATGACGACCGACCCACGTCTCGCGCCGAACGAACCCGAGGATGTCGTGGTCGGCTTCGAGAACGGCACGCCTGTGTCAGTCAACGGCGTTGCGATGGGCCCGGTCGAATTGCTCACCGCGATGAATGCTCTCGGCGCAAAGCACGGCGTCGGTCGCGCCGACATCGTCGAGGATCGGCTGGTCGGGATGAAGTCGCGCGGTGTCTACGAGACGCCCGGCGGGACCATCCTCTACGCGGCGCATTCTGAACTGGAGCAGCTGGTCCTCGACCGCCGTACGCTGGCGGCCAAGGACGTGATTGCGCCGCGCTACGCTGACCTCGTCTACGAAGGGCGCTGGTGGACTACCGAGCGCGAGGCCTACGATGCATTCGTGGCAAGCACGCAGCGATTCGTGACCGGGACCGCGACGATGCGGCTCTTCAAGGGATCGTGTCACGTGGTCGGGCGGGCGAGCCCGAATTCCCTGTACGACGAAGCAACGGTGACTTTTGGCGAGGACAACGTCTATCAGCAGAGTGATGCAGCAGGCTTTATCCGGCTATTCGGCTTGCCGCAGCGCGTGGCGGCAATGAAGCGAAAGGGCGGCCAGTAG
- the ald gene encoding alanine dehydrogenase — protein MLIGVPKEIKTNENRVGLVPSGVESLVREGHKVQVETGAGLGSGFSDENYIAAGASIAPDADATWAKADMIVKVKEPIAVEWPRMRPGLVMYTYFHFAADEPLTRAVMKSGAIAVAYETVQLPGGQLPLLTPMSEVAGRLAVQEGAKYNEKLFGGRGVLLGGVPGVNPAKVVIIGGGVVGINAAKMAAGLGANVTLLDNSLDRLRYLDDVLPANVNTVFSNRHNILDAVKDADLIIGAVLIPGKKAPHLITREDLKSIPDGCVIVDVAVDQGGCVETIKPTTHENPTYFVEGVLHYAVANMPGAVPRTSTLALTNATLPYAIKLANLGWKEACKRDNALKLGLNVVDGKIVYAGVAEAFGLDCTDVDSVL, from the coding sequence ATGCTGATTGGCGTGCCGAAGGAGATCAAGACCAACGAGAACCGTGTCGGCCTGGTGCCGTCAGGTGTCGAATCCCTCGTTCGCGAGGGCCACAAGGTGCAGGTCGAGACCGGAGCCGGTCTTGGCAGCGGCTTCTCCGACGAGAACTACATCGCGGCCGGCGCCTCCATCGCGCCTGATGCCGATGCGACGTGGGCGAAGGCCGACATGATCGTCAAGGTCAAGGAGCCGATCGCGGTAGAATGGCCGCGGATGCGTCCGGGCCTGGTGATGTACACCTACTTCCACTTCGCCGCCGATGAGCCGCTCACGCGGGCCGTGATGAAGTCGGGGGCCATTGCCGTGGCCTACGAGACCGTGCAGCTCCCCGGTGGCCAGCTGCCATTGCTGACGCCGATGTCGGAAGTCGCCGGCCGCCTCGCGGTGCAGGAAGGGGCCAAGTACAACGAGAAGCTCTTCGGCGGCCGCGGCGTACTGCTGGGCGGCGTGCCGGGTGTCAATCCGGCGAAGGTCGTCATCATCGGTGGCGGCGTCGTGGGGATCAACGCGGCGAAGATGGCGGCAGGTCTGGGCGCCAACGTGACGCTGCTGGACAATTCGCTCGACCGGCTCCGCTACCTCGATGATGTGCTTCCGGCGAACGTGAACACGGTCTTCTCGAACCGGCACAATATCCTCGATGCGGTCAAGGACGCCGACCTGATCATCGGGGCGGTGCTCATTCCGGGCAAGAAGGCCCCGCACCTCATCACGCGGGAAGATCTCAAGAGCATTCCCGATGGTTGCGTGATCGTTGACGTTGCTGTCGACCAGGGCGGCTGTGTCGAAACCATCAAGCCGACCACGCACGAGAACCCGACCTACTTCGTCGAAGGCGTGTTGCACTACGCCGTCGCGAACATGCCGGGTGCGGTGCCTCGGACCTCGACGCTGGCGCTGACGAACGCCACGCTCCCTTACGCCATCAAGCTCGCGAATCTGGGGTGGAAGGAAGCCTGCAAGCGCGACAACGCGCTCAAGCTCGGCCTCAACGTCGTCGACGGCAAGATTGTCTATGCCGGCGTCGCCGAAGCGTTCGGACTCGACTGCACTGACGTTGACTCCGTCCTCTAG
- the rseP gene encoding RIP metalloprotease RseP yields the protein MSGFLFTVAILAVVLGVLVFVHELGHYMAAKAFGVWVHRFAIGIGKPIPGLTFQRGETEWAIAWLPLGGYVKMASREEDPASSVLEGGSSAEVPADRVFEAKPTWQRMVIILAGVTLNALFALLVFTGLAFKNGRQYDPTTTIGHVAAERLPVEAKELASLPTGTRITAVDGESVASWDDIVDRLTTAKSNEIKLTFANHTPMSVALHRDALAERAKLATALEPLHPPVIGSISPNYPAAAAGLEAGDSIAAIDGTSISQWAEAVERIKAAAGRELRLDVTRGGVAKTFVMTPKAEREVPGDTTSAMIGRIGATVRTPYQRETLGLGGAIGAGAEATWASAGTIFQTFRGLATRKISSKEIGGPILIGQMAAQQARAGLDNLLAFMALISVNLAVVNLLPIPVLDGGAFLILAIEGLIRRPLPTKLREVVTLAGLALVVLLMVLAFSNDIRRLIGA from the coding sequence ATGAGCGGGTTCCTGTTCACGGTGGCGATTCTGGCGGTTGTGCTTGGCGTGCTCGTCTTTGTGCACGAGCTCGGTCATTACATGGCGGCGAAAGCCTTCGGGGTCTGGGTGCATCGCTTCGCGATCGGCATCGGCAAGCCTATTCCGGGGCTCACCTTCCAGCGCGGCGAAACCGAGTGGGCCATCGCGTGGCTTCCGCTGGGTGGCTATGTGAAGATGGCGTCGCGCGAGGAAGATCCCGCGTCGTCGGTGCTCGAAGGGGGCTCGTCGGCAGAGGTGCCGGCTGATCGCGTGTTCGAGGCGAAGCCGACCTGGCAGCGGATGGTGATCATTCTTGCCGGCGTCACGCTCAATGCGCTCTTCGCGTTGCTGGTGTTTACCGGGCTCGCGTTCAAGAACGGCCGTCAGTACGACCCGACGACGACAATTGGTCATGTTGCGGCAGAGCGTCTCCCGGTCGAGGCGAAGGAGCTCGCGTCACTTCCCACCGGTACCCGCATCACTGCCGTTGATGGCGAGAGCGTGGCCTCGTGGGACGACATCGTCGATCGCCTGACCACGGCGAAGTCGAACGAAATCAAGCTCACCTTCGCGAATCACACGCCGATGTCGGTGGCACTCCATCGCGACGCGCTTGCCGAACGCGCAAAGCTCGCGACGGCGCTGGAGCCGCTGCATCCGCCAGTAATCGGTTCGATCTCGCCGAATTATCCGGCGGCCGCGGCCGGTCTCGAAGCGGGCGACTCGATCGCCGCGATCGACGGCACTTCGATCAGCCAGTGGGCTGAGGCGGTCGAGCGAATCAAGGCGGCAGCAGGGCGAGAGCTCCGACTCGACGTGACGCGCGGTGGCGTGGCGAAGACCTTCGTGATGACACCGAAGGCCGAGCGCGAAGTTCCTGGTGACACGACCTCGGCGATGATCGGTCGGATTGGTGCGACGGTGCGCACGCCCTACCAGCGGGAGACGCTGGGTCTCGGTGGTGCGATCGGGGCGGGGGCTGAGGCCACGTGGGCGTCGGCGGGAACGATCTTCCAGACCTTCCGCGGGCTGGCCACGCGCAAGATCAGCAGCAAGGAGATCGGCGGGCCGATTCTGATTGGTCAGATGGCGGCGCAGCAAGCGCGCGCCGGGCTCGACAATCTGCTCGCGTTCATGGCGCTGATTTCGGTGAACCTCGCCGTGGTGAACCTGCTGCCCATTCCGGTGCTCGACGGCGGAGCGTTCCTGATCCTGGCGATCGAAGGGCTGATCCGTCGGCCGCTCCCCACGAAGCTGCGCGAGGTGGTCACGCTTGCCGGTCTGGCGTTGGTGGTGCTGCTGATGGTGCTCGCGTTCAGCAACGATATTCGGCGGTTGATCGGGGCGTAG
- the mreC gene encoding rod shape-determining protein MreC produces MRDQGGGETARSDLVLFAGCVLLALIALALPRPWAESLTNTIRKTALRPMVAAQSRAVADRTAREGLRVIEHSRDSLALLVQGFGATRRENDNLRALLDLRPRLTQAYLPAEILHQPAVTDDRMALLNVGSADGVHQFDPVVTAAGLIGYIWSTSPHSSAAYTWTHPEFRAAAVTANGSVTGLISASPSTDASRTVLQLRGVALRDSLAVGTAVFTSGLGGVFPRGIPIGRVSAIERDQFGYERVYRVTPYSHPALATHVLVLTSPRDSLFLPLPPSDSARKADSLRKVAAQRMLDSLRKAADTLPRKDSLR; encoded by the coding sequence ATGCGCGATCAGGGAGGGGGCGAAACCGCCCGGAGCGACCTGGTCCTCTTCGCCGGGTGTGTCCTGCTCGCGCTGATCGCCCTCGCTCTCCCGCGTCCCTGGGCCGAGTCGCTCACCAACACGATCCGCAAGACAGCACTTCGCCCGATGGTGGCCGCGCAGTCACGCGCGGTCGCCGATCGCACGGCTCGCGAAGGTCTCCGGGTGATTGAACACAGCCGTGATTCGCTCGCGTTGCTGGTGCAGGGTTTCGGTGCGACCCGTCGCGAGAATGACAACCTTCGCGCGTTGCTCGATCTGCGGCCACGGCTCACACAGGCATATCTCCCCGCCGAGATTCTCCACCAACCTGCCGTCACTGACGATCGCATGGCGTTGCTCAATGTCGGATCTGCCGACGGCGTGCACCAGTTCGACCCCGTCGTCACCGCGGCCGGATTGATCGGCTACATCTGGTCGACGAGCCCGCATTCGAGCGCGGCCTACACCTGGACGCACCCCGAGTTTCGTGCGGCCGCAGTCACCGCCAATGGCAGTGTGACCGGGCTGATTTCGGCGAGTCCGAGCACCGACGCTTCGCGCACGGTCCTCCAGCTCAGGGGGGTGGCGTTGCGCGATTCGCTGGCGGTCGGGACCGCGGTCTTTACCTCCGGCCTGGGCGGGGTCTTCCCCCGGGGAATCCCGATCGGGCGGGTCAGCGCGATCGAGCGCGATCAATTCGGTTATGAGCGGGTCTACCGGGTCACCCCCTACTCGCATCCGGCGCTGGCGACCCACGTCCTGGTCCTGACCTCGCCGAGAGATTCGCTATTCCTGCCCTTGCCGCCATCCGATTCCGCGCGCAAGGCCGATTCGCTCCGCAAAGTGGCAGCACAGCGGATGCTGGATTCGCTCCGGAAGGCGGCCGACACACTGCCGCGCAAGGATTCGCTCCGATGA